The window AAGTAGCCGCCGCCCAGGTCGCCGCCCAGCAGTTGCAACGCCGTGGCTGCCAGCGCGGTGCCCAGGGCAATGCCCAGCACGCTGCCCAGCAGGCCCAAGGCTGCCGACTCTGCCAGCACCAGCGCCAGCCGCTGGCGCGGTGTGGCGCCCAGCACGGCCAGCAACGCAAATTGCGGCCCGCGCTGCGCCACGCTGAGGGCCAGCACCGAGAACACCAAAAACGCCCCGGTGAACAGCGCCACCAGCGCCAGCACCGTCAGGTTGACCCGGTAGGCGCGCGACAGGTTGCTGATGCGCTGGGTGGCATCGCCGGGCTGCGCCAGCACCAGGTTGGCGGGCCAACCGGGCTGCGCGCGCAGTGCGGCCTCCCACGCGGCGCGGTCGGTGCCTGGCTGCAGTTGCAGGTCGATGCGGGTGAGTGCGCCTGCGCGGCCAAACAGGTCTTGCGCGGCGCCAATGTCCATCACAGCCAGCGGCGCGCCGCCGGCGGTCACGGTGCCTGCCACCTGCACGGTGAGCGCTGGCTGCAAGCCCACCTGCAGCGTGAGGCGGGGCGGGGATGACGATGCAGAGGGCGCGGTGGCAGGCAGCCCGAGTGCCTGCAGCGCCGCCGTGTTGAGGAACACCGTGGCGGGTGCGAACAGGGCGAACCGGTCGGCGCTGTCCCAGGGGCGTGGCACCAGCGCTGGGGCTGTGGTGGGCAGCAGCAGTGCATCAGCGCCCAGTACGCGGATGGGAGTGGGAGTGCGGGGGGACTGGGCCTTGGCGCCCGCTGCATTCGCGCCCCCTGTGGTGGCTGCCTGCGCCACGGCCGACAGCTCCAGCAGCGGGCTGGCGCGGGCCACTTGCGGGTCGGTGGCCAGGCGTTCGTATAGCGCCTCGGGCAAGCTGCCCTGCATGGCGCGCAGTTCCAGGTCGGGCTGGCCGTTGACGGCGCGCACAGCCTGCGAGAACTCGTCCAGTGCCGACGCATTGATCACATGCACGGCAAACGCCAGAGCCACACCGAGCATCACGGCCGCCACCGCTGCGGCGCTGCGCCAGGGGTGGTGGCGCAGGTCTTGCCAGGAGAAGGTGCGGAGCAGGGCGAGCATGGCCTGCATTGTGGCCGCAGGGGCCCGGCGCAGCAGCGTTTGATGCATATCAACCTTGCGTTTTGCACCCTCTTGAAGTGCTGAAAGGCTGCGCCTATCTTGGCATCAGGGTCTGCACTCCTGCGCAGGCTCAGTTGTCCGTTTCAACCCCTTTTCAGGAGCCATAACCATGAACTCTCTCGTGAACCGCGGCAGTCTGTTTGATGACTTTTTCAAGGACATTGCCCCCGGCTTTTATGTGCGCCCGCTGCATGGCGACAACCTGCCTTCGCCCAGTCAGATCAAGGTGGATGTGAAGGAAACCGAAAGCGGCTACACGGTGCAGGCCGAAGTGCCCGGCGTGGCCAAGGAGGACATCCATGTCTCGCTCGAAGGCAATGTGGTGAGCCTGCGCGCCGAGGTGCGCCAGCACGATGAAAAGCGCGAGGGCGAAAAGGTGCTGCGCAGCGAGCGCTACTTTGGCGCTGTGGCCCGCAGCTTTCAGCTGCCTGCCGATGTGGACGCCGCGCAGGCCAAGGCCAAGTACGACAACGGCGTGCTGACGCTGACTTTGCCCAAGAAGGTGAACAAGGCGGCGCAGCGGCTGAACATCGAGTAAGCGCGGCTCACACAACCCTTCTGGCGTTGTTGCTGCGTCTTGTCGTACTAAAAGTACTGCCTGCGACGCAGCGCCTAGCCAGAACCGCTGCGCTGGGTTGTGTGATCCGCTTCAAGTCTTCGCGCGGCCTCCGCTGAGCGCGCGCGAGGCCTAACCGGCGATGCCGCTGGCCGTGAGGCGCAGCACCCGATCGGCCCGTGCGGCGGCAGCGTCGGAATGGGTGACCAGCACCAGCGATGCGCCGTGCTCGCGCGTCTGGGCCAGCAGCAGGTCCATCACGCGCGTGGCGGTGGTGGGGTCGAGGTTGCCGGTGGGCTCGTCGGCCAGCAGCAGGGCGGGGCGGTGCACCAGCGCGCGGGCGATGGCCACACGCTGCAGCTGGCCGCCGCTGAGCTGCTGCGGCAGCCGTGTACCCAACCCTTCCAGGCCCACGGCGGCCAGCATGTGCTGCACGCGGGCCACATCGCTTTGGCCCAGCAGCATCAGCGGCAGGGCCACGTTCTGCGCGACGTCCAGGTGCGGCAACACGTGGAAGGCCTGGAACACAAAACCCACCTGCGCGCGGCGCCACAGGGCGCGGGCAGTGTCGTCCAGCTGGCCCAGGTCGGTGGTGCCGTGGGTAATGCTGCCGGTGTCCCAGGTGTCGAGTCCCGCCAGGCAGTTGAGCAACGTGGACTTGCCCACACCCGAATCGCCCACGATGGCCACAAACTCGCCCGGCGCCACGGCGAACTGCACGTTGGCAAACACCGGCGTGCTGCCGTAGTGCTTGCCCAGGTTCTGCACACGCAGCAGCGTCATGGTGTGCGCTGCTCCAGGCGCTTCAGCACGGCCTGCACCAGGTGGGCCACGGCATGGGGCTGGTCGCAGGCGATGGCGTGGCGCTGCGGCATGCTGCGCAGCCAGGTGATCTGGCGCTTGGCCAGCTGGCGCGTGGCGGCAATGCCGCGCTCGCGCAGGAAGGCGGTGTTCAATGGCGTGCCTGCGGGGCGGCTGGCCTGGAAGTCCAGCTCCTCCCACACCTGCCGGTAGCCCACGCAGCGCATGGAGGGCAGGTCGGGGTGCAGGTCGCCGCGTGCGCGCAGGGCCGTTACCTCGTCAATGAAGCCACCGGCCAGCATGGCGTCAAAGCGCTGGGCAATGCGCTCGTGCAACCAGGCCCGGTTGTCGGGTTCCAGGGAAAAGAGTGCGCTGGCGCCGGTGTTGTTTGTGTTGTCTGCTACTTTTTTGATAGTGTGAAAGCTCGACAGCGGCTGGCCTGAGACATGCCACACCTCCAGCGCGCGCTGGATGCGCTGGCTGTCACCGGGGGCCAGGCGTGCGGCCGTTACCGGGTCTACGCGGGCCAGCTCGGCGTGCAGGGCGGGCCAGCCTTGCTCGGCCGCCTGGGCTTCGATCTTGGCGCGCACCTCCGGGTCGGCAGCGGGCATGTCGTCGATGCCATCAAACAGCGCCTTGAAGTACAGCATGGTGCCGCCCACCAGCAGCGGCAGTGCGCCGCGCGCGCGGATCTCGGCGATGAGCCGGGTGGCGTCTTGCACAAACTCGGCGGCGCTGTAGGCCTGCAGCGGGTCGCGGATGTCGATGAGGTGGTGCGGCACCGCAGCGCGCTCGTCGGGCGTGGGCTTGGCGGTGCCAATGTCCATGCTCCGGTACACCAGGGCCGAGTCCACGCTGATGATCTCGACCGGCCGGCCCTGCTTGCCCAGCACGGCAGCCAGCGCCAGCGCGCCGGCCGTCTTGCCGGATGCGGTGGGGCCTGCCAGAGCGATGGTGGGGAGGGTGTCAGGCGTGCTCACGGGGCGCTCCAAACTTCTGCACCAGGGTCCACGAGATCACGGCCAGTGCTACCGACCAGAACCAGATGCCATTGACCAGCGGCCACACCGTGCCATCGAGCCGCATACCCAGCCAGCCGCCGATGGCAAACGCCGCCAGCATCATCATGAAACCGTTCAACGCCGATGCCACGCCGGCCGCCTTGGGGAAGGGGCCCACCGCAC of the Acidovorax sp. 107 genome contains:
- a CDS encoding Hsp20/alpha crystallin family protein, with amino-acid sequence MNSLVNRGSLFDDFFKDIAPGFYVRPLHGDNLPSPSQIKVDVKETESGYTVQAEVPGVAKEDIHVSLEGNVVSLRAEVRQHDEKREGEKVLRSERYFGAVARSFQLPADVDAAQAKAKYDNGVLTLTLPKKVNKAAQRLNIE
- a CDS encoding ABC transporter ATP-binding protein; its protein translation is MTLLRVQNLGKHYGSTPVFANVQFAVAPGEFVAIVGDSGVGKSTLLNCLAGLDTWDTGSITHGTTDLGQLDDTARALWRRAQVGFVFQAFHVLPHLDVAQNVALPLMLLGQSDVARVQHMLAAVGLEGLGTRLPQQLSGGQLQRVAIARALVHRPALLLADEPTGNLDPTTATRVMDLLLAQTREHGASLVLVTHSDAAAARADRVLRLTASGIAG
- the miaA gene encoding tRNA (adenosine(37)-N6)-dimethylallyltransferase MiaA — translated: MSTPDTLPTIALAGPTASGKTAGALALAAVLGKQGRPVEIISVDSALVYRSMDIGTAKPTPDERAAVPHHLIDIRDPLQAYSAAEFVQDATRLIAEIRARGALPLLVGGTMLYFKALFDGIDDMPAADPEVRAKIEAQAAEQGWPALHAELARVDPVTAARLAPGDSQRIQRALEVWHVSGQPLSSFHTIKKVADNTNNTGASALFSLEPDNRAWLHERIAQRFDAMLAGGFIDEVTALRARGDLHPDLPSMRCVGYRQVWEELDFQASRPAGTPLNTAFLRERGIAATRQLAKRQITWLRSMPQRHAIACDQPHAVAHLVQAVLKRLEQRTP